In a single window of the Coffea eugenioides isolate CCC68of chromosome 3, Ceug_1.0, whole genome shotgun sequence genome:
- the LOC113764547 gene encoding OTU domain-containing protein DDB_G0284757, with product MTNGNASLGECSTSTSSSSQQDIEDDKMIAMVLSEEYAKLDGAVGQRVSHLAPIPHVPKINSYIPDSSDASLDYQRLFQRLNVYGLYEVKVSGDGNCQFRALSDQLYRSPEYHRQVRKEVVKQLKDYPNLYEGYVPMKYKRYRKKMAKSGEWGDHVTLQAAADKFAAKICLLTSFRDTCFIEIIPQYQAPKRELWLSFWSEVHYNSLYELRDAPVQHKPKRKHWLF from the exons ATGACAAATGGGAATGCAAGCCTTGGTGAATGTTCTACTTCAACTTCATCCAGCAGTCAACAAGACATAGAGGATGATAAGATGATTGCCATGGTGCTCTCTGAGGAGTATGCTAAATTAGATGGGGCAGTTGGTCAAAGGGTTTCCCATCTAGCACCTATTCCT CATGTTCCAAAAATAAATTCTTACATCCCGGACTCGAGTGATGCTAGTTTGGATTACCAGCGGTTATTTCAGAG GCTAAATGTTTATGGTTTATATGAAGTCAAGGTCTCAGGAGATGGCAATTGTCAG TTCCGAGCTCTTTCAGACCAGCTTTATAGGTCCCCAGAGTATCATAGGCAAGTCAGGAAGGAGGTTGTGAAACAG CTGAAGGACTACCCTAATTTATATGAAGGTTACGTTCCAATGAAGTACAAGCGTTATCGGAAGAAAATGGCTAA ATCAGGTGAGTGGGGGGACCATGTTACACTACAAGCAGCAGCCGATAAG TTTGCAGCCAAGATATGCCTTTTGACATCGTTTAGAGATACTTGCTTTATCGAGATTATTCCACAATATCAAGCGCCTAAGCGAG AGCTCTGGTTAAGCTTTTGGTCTGAGGTGCACTACAATTCACTTTATGAACTGCGAG ATGCTCCAGTACAGCATAAACCGAAGAGGAAGCATTGGTTGTTCTAA
- the LOC113764506 gene encoding nucleolar and coiled-body phosphoprotein 1-like, protein MTKTLVKEEQQQPETKIALLHSVIQYIHDKGFSKTFKRFLKEAQVEDDSWKADSFDLEEMYCKYLDNCRSADTDFKGQKEQEQGADGTMDKDAPVETASKKKQKKSTEENDDAKSVISEVKADESMKEPIDKKKKKKNKLTSESLDDNGKQEDSLPKAIEGKPESLEIISSNGNKDSSETTKPKDKLKKQKLRMVSPVDDGKGAESAVIRDTDMDTVDVPLDDSKLKLKEKKRKKKDVSDTGVENKGNSQETSDNVANKESKKRKRSASDEKKDKPVEGAAIEESKRRKTEGIDEAEVVVKQGEVNLVLGGDGHVAGETEKENGDVSEPQKQFNVNTQGVLKKNSVERSAAQKCARKQRNGSAEPKTANAFQRVKVDAVEFADERLQDNSYWAKSGAEIGYGAKAQEVLGQVKGRGFRHEKTKKKRGSYRGGQIDLQSHSVKFNYSDDE, encoded by the exons ATGACGAAAACGCTAGTTAAGGAGGAGCAGCAGCAGCCTGAAACTAAGATTGCTCTTCTTCACTCTGTCATTCAGTATATTCATGACAAGGGTTTTTCCAAGACGTTTAAGCGCTTCTTGAAAGAAGCTCAAGTTGAG GATGATTCTTGGAAGGCAGATTCATTTGACTTGGAGGAGATGTACTGCAAATATTTAGATAACTG TAGAAGTGCTGATACAGATTTCAAAGGCCAGAAGGAGCAAG AACAAGGTGCTGATGGGACGATGGACAAAGATGCTCCTGTAGAAACTGCTAGTAAGAAGAAGCAGAAAAAGAGTACTGAAGAAAACGATGATGCCAAATCTGTTATTTCTGAGGTGAAGGCAGATGAGTCCATGAAGGAGCCGAtagacaagaagaagaagaagaaaaataagtTAACATCTGAATCACTTGATGATAATGGAAAACAAGAAGACTCATTGCCTAAGGCCATTGAAGGAAAACCAGAAAGTTTAGAAATTATCAGCTCCAATGGCAATAAAGACTCTTCAGAGACAACTAAACCTAAGGATAAGCTGAAGAAGCAGAAGCTAAGGATGGTTTCTCCTGTTGATGATGGCAAGGGAGCAGAAAGTGCAGTTATCAGGGACACAGACATGGACACTGTAGACGTCCCATTGGATGATAGTAAACTGAAactgaaagaaaagaagagaaagaaaaaggatgTATCTGATACTGGTgtggaaaacaaaggaaattcaCAGGAGACATCAGATAATGTTGCCAACAAGGAgtcaaagaagagaaaaagatcTGCTTCTGATGAAAAGAAGGATAAGCCTGTTGAAGGAGCAGCAATTGAAGAATCCAAAAGGAGAAAAACTGAAGGCATAGACGAAGCTGAGGTTGTTGTGAAGCAAGGTGAAGTCAATTTGGTTCTTGGAGGTGATGGTCATGTTGCTGGAGAAACGGAAAAGGAGAATGGCGATGTTAGTGAGCCGCAGAAACAGTTCAATGTAAACACACAGGGGGTTCTCAAGAAAAATAGTGTTGAGAGATCTGCTGCGCAGAAATGTGCTAGGAAACAGCGCAATGGATCTGCTGAG CCTAAAACAGCGAATGCTTTTCAAAGGGTGAAAGTTGATGCAGTGGAGTTTGCTGATGAGAGGCTTCAGGATAATTCTTATTGGGCAAAG AGTGGTGCAGAAATTGGTTATGGTGCAAAAGCACAAGAAGTCCTGGGCCAGGTGAAAGGGAG GGGCTTCCGGCATGAAAAGACCAAGAAGAAGCGTGGTAGCTATAGAGGAGGGCAGATTGACTTGCAATCACACTCAGTAAAGTTTAATTACTCCGATGACGAGTAA